The proteins below are encoded in one region of Brassica napus cultivar Da-Ae chromosome A6, Da-Ae, whole genome shotgun sequence:
- the LOC106386347 gene encoding uncharacterized protein LOC106386347: MASGSLKSLVTSAVTVGVTEARARIFGHMLNPTGQRSSHKILRKKLFGDKVAEWYPYDIKNEDSNVLARGEKERLSKLEMLKRRDKGPPKKGHGRRAAKRNK; the protein is encoded by the exons ATGGCTAGTGGTAGCCTGAAAAGCCTTGTAACTTCAGCAGTCACTGTTGGTGTGACCGAAGCTAGAGCAAGGATTTTCGGACATATGCTTAACCCAACAGGGCAGAGGTCTTCTCATAAGATCTTAAGGAAGAAGCTTTTTGGTGATAAGGTTGCAGAGTGGTATCCATACGACATTAAGAACGAGGATTCCAATGTCTTGGCTAGGGGAGAAAAAGA GCGCTTATCGAAGCTTGAGATGTTGAAGCGTCGTGATAAAGGACCACCAAAGAAGGGTCATGGAAGACGTGCGGCGAAGCGTAACAAGTAG
- the LOC106386346 gene encoding mitochondrial amidoxime reducing component 2: protein MEEALKIQSLFIYPIKSCRGISVTQATVTQTGFQWDRYWLVVNYKGRAYTQRVEPKLALVESELPKEAFFEDWEPTKDSFLVVRAPGMSPLKIPLTKPSSIAEGVSMWEWSGSAFDEGEEAAKWFSDYLGKQSRLVRFNKETETRPSPPEFAAGYSTTFADMFPFLFASQASLDQLNTLLPEPVPINRFRPNFLVDNCDPFGEDLWDEIKINELVFQGVRLCSRCKVPLVNQETGVPGAAEPTETLMKFRSDKVLMPDKKARGKVYFGKEMVWNWNIGNSEGKGSKTIKVGDTISVLRKMPSIAEAAV from the exons atggaGGAAGCTCTGAAGATTCAGTCTTTGTTCATCTATCCGATCAAATCTTGCCGTGGAATCTCCGTCACTCAGGCAACCGTAACTCAGACTG GATTTCAATGGGACCGGTACTGGTTAGTCGTGAACTACAAAGGAAGAGCATACACTCAAAGAGTTGAGCCAAAGCTTGCTCTTGTCGAATCCGAGCTGCCTAAGGAAGCCTTCTTTGAAGACTGGGAGCCAACAAAAGACTCATTTTTGG TGGTGAGAGCTCCAGGTATGAGTCCGTTAAAGATTCCATTGACTAAACCGAGCTCGATAGCAGAAGGTGTGTCCATGTGGGAGTGGTCTGGCTCTGCGTTTGATGAGGGAGAAGAAGCTGCTAAATGGTTTTCAGATTATCTTGGCAAACAAAGCCGTTTGGTTCGCTTTAATAAAG AAACTGAAACCAGACCTTCACCTCCTGAGTTCGCAGCAGGTTACTCCACAACATTTGCAGATATGTTTCCGTTTTTGTTTGCATCTCAG GCTTCTTTAGACCAGCTGAATACACTCCTACCAGAACCGGTGCCTATTAATCGTTTTCGACCCAA TTTTCTTGTCGATAACTGTGATCCTTTTGGTGAAGATCTTTGGGATGAAATCAAGATTAACGAATTAGTCTTCCAAGGAGTTAGGCTGTGTAGCCGCTGCAAG GTACCACTTGTGAATCAAGAAACCGGAGTTCCAGGTGCAGCAGAACCAACTGAAACTCTGATGAAATTCAGATCAGACAAAGTCTTAATGCCAGACAAGAAGGCGCGTGGAAAG GTTTACTTTGGTAAGGAGATGGTATGGAACTGGAACATAGGCAACAGTGAAGGCAAAGGCAGCAAGACAATCAAAGTTGGTGATACGATCTCTGTTCTAAGGAAGATGCCTTCCATAGCTGAAGCAGCTGTTTAA